The Streptomyces sp. TLI_105 DNA segment GGTCATCGCCACGGTGCCGGGGGTGGGCTATCGCATCGACGTCGGTCCCGACAGCCCTCGCTCCGGAAGCGCGCATGTCTAGACGCCCGGGGCTCAGCGTCCGGCTGAGGCTCACCCTCAGCTACGCCGGATTCCTCGCCGTCGCCGGTGCTCTCCTGCTGGCCGTGGTGTGGGGGTTCCTGCTGCGTTACGTACCGGACAATCAGCAGGGCCTTCTGGGGATCTCGCCCAACCGCTACCTCCTCGTGCGCACCTTCGGCCCCGCCGCGGCCGTGGCGATGGCCTTCCTGCTCGTCTTCGGCCTGGTCGGGGGATGGATCCTCGCGGGCCGGATGCTCGCGCCGCTCACGCGGATCACGGCCGCGGCGCGGACCGTCGGGAGCGGTTCGCTGTCCCACCGGATCCGCATGGAGGGGCGCCGGGACGAGTTCCGTGAACTCGCCGACACGTTCGACGCCATGCTCGAACGGCTGGAGTCGCACGTCGCCGAGCAGCAGAGGTTCGCCGCGAACGCCTCCCACGAACTGCGCACTCCCCTGGCCGTCTCGCAGGCGCTGCTCGACGTCGCCCGCAGGGATCCCACGCGGGACCGGGAGGAGCTCCTGGAGCGGCTGGCGGCCGTCAACGCGCGGTCGATCGGCCTCACCGAGGCCCTCCTCGTGCTCAGCCGCAGCGACCGGGGGGCCTTCGACCGCGAGAGCGTCGACCTCTCCCTCGTCGCGGAGGAGGCCGCCGAGACCCTGCTCCCCCTCGCCGAACAGCGCGGGATCACGCTCGACGTCACCGGCGGAGCGGCTCGGACCAGTGGCTCCGCGGAGCTCCTGCTGCGGCTGGTGACGAACCTCGTCCAGAACGCCGTCGTGTACAACCTCCCCGCCGGCGGCACCGTGAAGGTCCACACCGAAACGCGGGGCGGGGCGAGCGTGGTGCGGGTCGAGAACACGGGCCGTCCGCTCCCGCCGGACCTGGTGCCGACTCTCACCGAGCCCTTCCGGCGCGGCACGGAGCGGGTGCGCACCGACGGGCACGCCGGCGTCGGTCTGGGCCTGGCGCTCGTGCACAGCATCGTCCGCGCCCATGACGGGACCCTAGACCTCGTCCCCCGCCCCGGCGGCGGTCTCGTCGTCACGGTCCGGCTTCCCGGCATGCCGTAGGCGTCGTTCCCGAGCACCGCCGCACGACCTCCCGCGACCACGCGACCCACGTCCTGTGAGGTTCCTGTCGGGAATCCGGGCGCTGTCCCGGTCGAGTCACCGGAAAGCGGCGAACCGACGGGAGCACCTCAGGAAGCACCGCATCGTCGCCCTCGGCGCCGGGTGTGCCGGGAAGCCGAAGCACCTGGGCGGCAAGGCCGCACGGATCAAGGCCGACATCCTCGGGATGTCGCTGTGGACCACCTCGCACCCGACCTTCGGCCTGCCCAGGCGCCGGCACCGCCTCACCGCCGCGCGCTCGTCAACGGCGCTCCCGCCATGCTCTTCGTCCTCGGCGACCGGGTGATCGGCTGCGTCACCTTCGACATCGTCGGCGGCAGGATCGCGACCGTGCGCGGCATCGCCGCGCCCGCCCGTCTCACCCGCCTCGGCGAGGCCTGGCGGCGGTGCGCACCGGACGTGCCGCTCGTCGCCCGGTGGTGACGGCCGCGCCCCGCCGCCCCGTGGAGCGTCAGACGGTTCCCGTGGCGGCCGGGGCCCGCAGGGCGTCGGCGATGCCTCGGGCCAGGAACGGGATCCGGTGCGCGGGGACGCCCGCGATGTTGATGCGGCCCGCGGTCGTGCCGTAGATCCCGGACCGGCGGCGCATCCGGAGCATTCCCTCGGGGGTGAGGGGCAGCATCGAGAACATGCCCTTCTGCCGCCCGAGGGCGCTCGCCGCCTCCTCGTGGCCGAGGGCGCCCAGGTGGGCGACGAGGTCCGTCCGGTTGGCCGTGATGCGGTGGCGCATCGCGTCGAGTTCGGCGAGCCAGGCGGCCTTCAGGCGCTCGTCCTCCAGGACGGTGGCGACGACGGCGGCGCCGTGGTCGGGCGGCATGGAGTACAGGGTGCGGGCGGCGTTCTGGAGGGCGGTCTCGACGTGCCGGAGCGCCCGCGCCGAGGAGCCGACGACGACGGCGCAGCCGGTGCGGTCGCTGTAGAGGCCGAAGTTCTTGGAGCAGCTGACGGCGATCAGCACCTCCGGGAGCCGTTCGGCCAGCATCCGGGTCGGCCGCAGGTCGGCGTCGAGGCCGTCGCCGAGGCCGTGGTAGGCGAGGTCGACGAAGGGGACCCAGCCGTTCGTCGCGGCGAGTCCGGCGAGCTCTTCCCAGGTCTCGGGGGAGGGATCCGCTCCGGTGGGGTTGTGGCAGCAGCCCTGCAGCAGGACGACGTCGCCGGGACCCGCCTCGCGAAGGTCCTCCAGGAGTCCCGTGGCGTCGAGCCACCGGTAGGTGCGGACGGTGAGGCCCGCGCCTTCGAGGATGGGACGGTGGTTGACGTACGCGGGGTCGCTGATCCACACGGTGGTGCCGGGGCGCGTCTGCCGTACGAGGTCGGCGAGGAGGCGCAGGGCGCCGGTTCCGGCCACGGTCTGGACGGCCGTCGCCCGCGCGGTGAGGGCCTCGGTGCCGAGGACGGTGGTGAGCATGGCGCGGTTGAAGGCGGTGTTGCCCGACAGGCCGAGGTACTCCTTGGAGCCGGAGCGTTCCGCCAGGCGCATCTCGGCCTCCTTGACCGCCGCCATGACGGGGGTGACCCCGGTGTGGTCGCGGTAGACGCCGAGGACGAGGTCGAGGCGCTCGGGTCGCGGGTCCGCGGCGTACTCGGCGGTCAGGTCCCAGAGCGGGTCGGCGGGCGGGGCGGGGAGGAGCTCAAGCATCGGCGGAGACCTTGGTTCGGGAGCGTCGGCGTCCGTTGGCGAGCGCGACGCCGAGGGTGATGAGGGGGACGCCGATCATGACGGGCAGGGTCGGCGACTCGTCGAGGAGGGGCACGGCGAGCAGGACGACGGCGACCGGGCTGAGGCTGCCGACGACGGAGCTGCGCTCGGGGCCGAGCCGGCGGATGGCGAACGCGTACATCAGCCCGGCGCAGAGGCCGACGCCCAGGCCCTGGACGACGAGGAAGAGCGCGATGTCGCCGCCGGCCGCGTGGGCGAGGCCGGTGGGCAGGACGCCGGTCAGCGTCAGCAGCGCGATGACGGCGAAGGAGGGCAGGCAGAGCAGGCCGATGGACCCGATCGGGTCGAGGTCCACCTCGCGCAGGCCCACGGTGTAGAGGGCCCACAGGCCGCTGGCGACGAGCAGCGTGCCCGTGCCGAGCAGGACGTCCGCGTCGAGGGCCGCGGTGTAGCGCCAGACCAGGGCCACGACGCCGGACACGATGAGGGCGAGGCCGGCCGCCTGGGTGCCGCGCGGGGCACTCTTGCCGCCCGCGACCATGAGGGCGGAGACGAACAGCGGGACCATGCCGGGCACGATCGCCCCGACGAACGCGGCGGAGGTCAGCGAGCCGCCGTACATGGCGGCGAGGAAGAACGGGACCCCCGCACCACAGATGATCTTGGCCGCGGGACCGAACCGCACGGCGGCCAGTCGGCGCCTGCGCCGCCACAGCGCGGGCGCCAGGACCACCAGGGGCACGCCGAAGCGCAGCAGCGCGGCGTCGGCGGGCAGCAGCGTGGAGGCGCTCAGGGCGCGGGCGCTGAGCGCGAAGGCGGCCCAGACGGCCACGGTGAGGAGCAGCGCGAGCATGCCCACGGCCTGCGGGGAGGGCCCCCGGAGCCGACCGGTGCGGGGCTTCCCGTCGTGCCCCTCGGGCGGAGTGCGCGTGTCCCGCGCCTCCCCCGTTCTCGCCCCCACCGATTGTGTTGCGGCCACCGGCCGTTCCTCCCTCTCGAAGCCGTTCGGGCGGAGCCGATGCCCGGCTCATCCCCAGGGAGCAACGCTAGACCTTGGAGCGGGGCAGATGATTGCCAGTTATGCCCCTCAGGCATAGCGTGGGGGCAGAATCTGCCAAGATCTGTAAAGGAGAGCCGATGGACGCCGTGGACTTCCAGATCGTCCATGAGCTGCAGACGGACGGCCGCCTGTCGAACCAGGACCTCGCCGACCGGATCAGGCTGTCCCCCTCCCCCTGTCTGCGCCGGGTGCGCCGGCTCGAGGAGTCGGGGCTGATCGGCGGCTACACGGCCACCGTCGACCAGGTCGCCTTCGGTCTGCCGATCACCGTCTTCGTACGGATCCGCCTGGAGCGGCACACGGCCGAGGCGGTGAACGTGTTCGAGCAGCACGTCGGCCTCATCGACCACATCCAGGACTGCTATCTGATGGCCGGCAGCAGCGACTACCTGCTCAGGGTGGTCATCGAGAGCCTGGAGGCGTACGAGGCGCTCGTCCGCACCCGGATCCACGCCATCCCGGGCATCGCGTCGATCGAGTCGAGCTTCGCCTTCGGCAGCGTCAAGCAGTCCAGGGTCTACCCGCGGCCGGGCGTCCCGTCCCGCCCGCGTGCCGCCGGCGGCACGGCCGGATGAGGCATGGCCGGGGGCGATGATCGATGTCACTGCCACGCGATCTTCAGCAGGCCGCGGCACAGCCCGTAGCGTGGCCGTAACGAGCCGGGCGCGACGCGGGCGAGTGGCGCGCCGAGAGCGGTGCGCACGCGCGGGACCGGTCGCCGACCCGTCGTGCTCGTCACCGGCAAGGTGAAGGGATCAGGATGTTCCGCAAGGTGCTGGTGGCCAACCGCGGGGAGATCGCGATTCGCGCGTTCCGCGCCGGCTACGAACTGGGGGCGCGCACGGTCGCCGTCTTCCCGCACGAGGACCGCAACTCACTGCACCGGCTGAAGGCCGACGAGGCCTATGAGATCGGTGAACCCGGTCATCCGGTACGGGCCTACCTCTCGGTGGCGGAGGTCATCCGGGCGGCCCGCCTGGCCGGTGCCGACGCCGTCTACCCGGGCTACGGATTCCTGTCCGAGAATCCGGAACTGGCGCGCGCCTGCGAGGAGGCGGGCATCACGTTCGTGGGCCCGTCCGCGCAGACCCTGGAGCTGACCGGGAACAAGGCGCGCGCGGTGGCCGCGGCCCGCGAGGCCGGCGTGCCCGTGCTCGGTTCCTCGGCGCCCTCCACCGACGTGGACGAACTCGTGGCGGCCGCCGAGGGAATCGGCTTCCCGGTGTTCGTCAAGGCCGTCGCCGGCGGCGGCGGCCGCGGCATGCGGCGGGTCGAGGACCCGGCGACGCTGCGCGAGTCCATCGAGGCGGCGGCCCGCGAGGCCGAGTCCGCCTTCGGCGACGCGACCGTCTTCCTGGAGAAGGCCGTCGTCGACCCGCGCCACATCGAGGTGCAGATCCTCGCCGACGGCGAGGGGGAGGTCATCCACCTGTTCGAGCGCGACTGCTCGCTGCAGCGCCGCCACCAGAAGGTGATCGAGCTCGCGCCCGCCCCGAACCTCGACCCGGCGGTGCGGCAGCGGATCTGCGACGACGCCGTGAGGTTCGCCCGCCGGATCGGCTACCGGAACGCGGGCACCGTGGAGTTCCTCCTCGACCGCGACGGCAACCACGTCTTCATCGAGATGAATCCGCGCATCCAGGTCGAGCACACGGTGACCGAGGAGGTCACCGACATCGACCTGGTGCAGTCGCAGCTGCGCATCGCCGCCGGGGAGACCCTCGCCGACCTCGGCCTGACGCAGGAGTCCGTCGTCCTGCGCGGTGCCGCCCTGCAGTGCCGCATCACCACCGAGGACCCGGCCAACGGCTTCCGCCCCGACACCGGCATGATCAGCGCCTACCGCTCCCCGGGCGGCTCCGGCATCCGGCTCGACGGCGGAACCACCCACGCCGGTACGGAGGTCAGCGCCCACTTCGACTCGATGCTGGTCAAACTGACCTGCCGGGGACGGGACTTCAGGACCGCCGTCGACCGGGCCCGGCGCGCGGTGGCCGAGTTCCGCATCCGGGGCGTGTCCACGAACATCCCGTTCCTGCAGGCCGTGCTCGACGACCCGGACTTCCAGGCCGGGCAGGTCACCACGGCCTTCATCGAGCAGCGGCCGTACCTGCTCACCGCCCGCCACTCGGCCGACCGCGGCACGAAGCTGCTCACCTACCTCGCCGACGTCACCGTGAACAAGCCGCACGGCCCCCGTCCCGAGCTCATCGCCCCGGCCACCAAGCTGCCCCGGCTGCCCGCCGGCCGGCCGCCCGCAGGCTCCCGGCAGCGGCTGACCGAGCTCGGTCCGGAGGGCTTCGCCCGCGGCCTGCGCGAGTCGCCGACCCTCGGCGTCACCGACACCACCTTCCGCGACGCCCACCAGTCGCTGCTCGCCACCCGGGTCCGTACGAAGGACCTGCTCGCCGTCGCCCCGGCGGTCGCGCACACGCTGCCGCAGCTGCTGTCCCTGGAGTGCTGGGGCGGCGCCACCTACGACGTCGCCCTGCGCTTCCTCGCCGAGGACCCCTGGGAGCGGCTGGCCGCGCTGCGCGAGGCCGTGCCGAACATCTGTCTGCAGATGCTGCTGCGGGGCCGCAACACCGTGGGGTACACCCCGTACCCGACCGAGGTGACCGACGCCTTCGTGCAGGAGGCCGCCGCCACCGGCATCGACATCTTCCGGATCTTCGACGCGCTCAACGACGTCGACCGGATGCGGCCCGCGATCGAGGCCGTACGGGAGACCGGGACGGCGGTCGCCGAGGTCGCGCTCTGCTACACGTCCGACCTCTCCGACCCGGCGGAGAAGCTGTACACGCTGGACTACTACCTGCGGCTCGCCGAGAAGATCGTCGCCGCGGGCGCGCACGTCCTCGCGGTCAAGGACATGGCCGGTCTGCTGCGCGCCCCCGCCGCCGCCAAGCTGGTCTCCGCGCTGCGCCGGGAGTTCGAGCTGCCGGTGCACCTCCACACCCACGACACGGCGGGCGGCCAGCTCGCCACGTACCTCGCGGCGGTCCAGGCCGGGGCGGACGCGGTGGACGGCGCGGTGGCCTCCATGGCCGGCACCACCTCGCAGCCCTCGCTGTCGGCGATCGTCGCCGCGACCGACCACTCCGAGCGGCCCACCGGTCTCGACCTGGAGGCGGTCGGCGACCTGGAGCCGTACTGGGAGGGCGTCCGCAAGATCTACGCCCCCTTCGAAGCGGGCCTGGACTCGCCGACGGGACGCGTGTACCACCACGAGATCCCCGGCGGGCAGCTCTCCAACCTGCGCACCCAGGCCGTCGCGCTCGGCCTCGGCGACCGGTTCGAGGACGTCGAGTCGACGTACGCCGCCGCGGACCGGATGCTGGGCCGGCTGGTGAAGGTCACCCCGTCGTCGAAGGTGGTGGGCGACCTCGCGCTGCACCTCGTCGGCGCCGGGGTGGCGCCCGAGGACTTCGAGGCGGCGCCGAACCGGTACGACATCCCGGACTCCGTCGTCGGCTTCCTCCACGGCGAGCTGGGCACGCCGCCCGGCGGCTGGCCCGAGCCGTTCCGCACCAAGGCCCTGGAGGGCCGCGCCGGGCCCAAGCCGATGCGGGAGCTCACGGCGGAGGACCGCACCGGCCTGGCCGAGGACCGGCGCGCCACGCTGAACCGCCTCCTCTTCCCCGGCCCGACGCAGGCGTACGAGGCGCACCGCCAGGCGTACGGCGACACCAGCGTGCTCGACAGCAAGGACTTCTTCTACGGGCTGCGCCCCGGGAAGGAGTACAGCGTCGACTTCGGGCCCGGCGTGCGGCTGCTCATCG contains these protein-coding regions:
- a CDS encoding aromatic amino acid transaminase, producing MLELLPAPPADPLWDLTAEYAADPRPERLDLVLGVYRDHTGVTPVMAAVKEAEMRLAERSGSKEYLGLSGNTAFNRAMLTTVLGTEALTARATAVQTVAGTGALRLLADLVRQTRPGTTVWISDPAYVNHRPILEGAGLTVRTYRWLDATGLLEDLREAGPGDVVLLQGCCHNPTGADPSPETWEELAGLAATNGWVPFVDLAYHGLGDGLDADLRPTRMLAERLPEVLIAVSCSKNFGLYSDRTGCAVVVGSSARALRHVETALQNAARTLYSMPPDHGAAVVATVLEDERLKAAWLAELDAMRHRITANRTDLVAHLGALGHEEAASALGRQKGMFSMLPLTPEGMLRMRRRSGIYGTTAGRINIAGVPAHRIPFLARGIADALRAPAATGTV
- a CDS encoding DMT family transporter; translation: MAATQSVGARTGEARDTRTPPEGHDGKPRTGRLRGPSPQAVGMLALLLTVAVWAAFALSARALSASTLLPADAALLRFGVPLVVLAPALWRRRRRLAAVRFGPAAKIICGAGVPFFLAAMYGGSLTSAAFVGAIVPGMVPLFVSALMVAGGKSAPRGTQAAGLALIVSGVVALVWRYTAALDADVLLGTGTLLVASGLWALYTVGLREVDLDPIGSIGLLCLPSFAVIALLTLTGVLPTGLAHAAGGDIALFLVVQGLGVGLCAGLMYAFAIRRLGPERSSVVGSLSPVAVVLLAVPLLDESPTLPVMIGVPLITLGVALANGRRRSRTKVSADA
- a CDS encoding Lrp/AsnC family transcriptional regulator, translated to MDAVDFQIVHELQTDGRLSNQDLADRIRLSPSPCLRRVRRLEESGLIGGYTATVDQVAFGLPITVFVRIRLERHTAEAVNVFEQHVGLIDHIQDCYLMAGSSDYLLRVVIESLEAYEALVRTRIHAIPGIASIESSFAFGSVKQSRVYPRPGVPSRPRAAGGTAG
- a CDS encoding HAMP domain-containing sensor histidine kinase — encoded protein: MSRRPGLSVRLRLTLSYAGFLAVAGALLLAVVWGFLLRYVPDNQQGLLGISPNRYLLVRTFGPAAAVAMAFLLVFGLVGGWILAGRMLAPLTRITAAARTVGSGSLSHRIRMEGRRDEFRELADTFDAMLERLESHVAEQQRFAANASHELRTPLAVSQALLDVARRDPTRDREELLERLAAVNARSIGLTEALLVLSRSDRGAFDRESVDLSLVAEEAAETLLPLAEQRGITLDVTGGAARTSGSAELLLRLVTNLVQNAVVYNLPAGGTVKVHTETRGGASVVRVENTGRPLPPDLVPTLTEPFRRGTERVRTDGHAGVGLGLALVHSIVRAHDGTLDLVPRPGGGLVVTVRLPGMP
- a CDS encoding pyruvate carboxylase yields the protein MFRKVLVANRGEIAIRAFRAGYELGARTVAVFPHEDRNSLHRLKADEAYEIGEPGHPVRAYLSVAEVIRAARLAGADAVYPGYGFLSENPELARACEEAGITFVGPSAQTLELTGNKARAVAAAREAGVPVLGSSAPSTDVDELVAAAEGIGFPVFVKAVAGGGGRGMRRVEDPATLRESIEAAAREAESAFGDATVFLEKAVVDPRHIEVQILADGEGEVIHLFERDCSLQRRHQKVIELAPAPNLDPAVRQRICDDAVRFARRIGYRNAGTVEFLLDRDGNHVFIEMNPRIQVEHTVTEEVTDIDLVQSQLRIAAGETLADLGLTQESVVLRGAALQCRITTEDPANGFRPDTGMISAYRSPGGSGIRLDGGTTHAGTEVSAHFDSMLVKLTCRGRDFRTAVDRARRAVAEFRIRGVSTNIPFLQAVLDDPDFQAGQVTTAFIEQRPYLLTARHSADRGTKLLTYLADVTVNKPHGPRPELIAPATKLPRLPAGRPPAGSRQRLTELGPEGFARGLRESPTLGVTDTTFRDAHQSLLATRVRTKDLLAVAPAVAHTLPQLLSLECWGGATYDVALRFLAEDPWERLAALREAVPNICLQMLLRGRNTVGYTPYPTEVTDAFVQEAAATGIDIFRIFDALNDVDRMRPAIEAVRETGTAVAEVALCYTSDLSDPAEKLYTLDYYLRLAEKIVAAGAHVLAVKDMAGLLRAPAAAKLVSALRREFELPVHLHTHDTAGGQLATYLAAVQAGADAVDGAVASMAGTTSQPSLSAIVAATDHSERPTGLDLEAVGDLEPYWEGVRKIYAPFEAGLDSPTGRVYHHEIPGGQLSNLRTQAVALGLGDRFEDVESTYAAADRMLGRLVKVTPSSKVVGDLALHLVGAGVAPEDFEAAPNRYDIPDSVVGFLHGELGTPPGGWPEPFRTKALEGRAGPKPMRELTAEDRTGLAEDRRATLNRLLFPGPTQAYEAHRQAYGDTSVLDSKDFFYGLRPGKEYSVDFGPGVRLLIALEAIGEADERGMRTVMSTLNGQLRPIQVRDKAAAADLPVTEKADRSDPGHVAAPFAGVVTLAVAEGDEVEAGATVATIEAMKMEASITAPRSGRVTRLAITRIQQVEGGDLLVEIG